In one Gemmatimonadaceae bacterium genomic region, the following are encoded:
- a CDS encoding SDR family oxidoreductase, which translates to MTAPLVLIVGATGGIGQALAQQLHAAQVPLFLAARRADPLATLGAELSAPTLVTDATDWAQIDALVDAAAAHAAAQGTTLGAIVNTAGSLLLKPAHLTRAEEYAQVIAQNLTTAFGVVRAAARVMTGGGSVVLCSTAAVRIGLANHEAIAAAKGGVEGLVRSAAATYAPRGLRVNAVAPGLVDSPLTARITGSAPALAASQAMHALGRVGTPREVASLVAWLTGPDAQWVTGQVFGIDGGLGSVRSK; encoded by the coding sequence ATGACGGCTCCTCTTGTTCTCATCGTGGGCGCGACCGGCGGCATCGGTCAGGCGCTCGCGCAGCAGCTCCACGCGGCCCAGGTGCCGCTCTTTCTTGCCGCGCGTCGCGCCGATCCCCTGGCGACGCTCGGTGCCGAACTCAGTGCGCCGACGCTCGTGACCGATGCCACCGACTGGGCGCAGATCGATGCCCTCGTGGACGCCGCCGCCGCGCACGCCGCGGCGCAGGGCACGACGCTCGGCGCCATCGTGAATACCGCGGGCTCGCTGCTGCTCAAGCCGGCGCATCTCACGCGCGCCGAGGAGTATGCGCAGGTCATCGCGCAGAATCTCACGACGGCGTTCGGTGTGGTGCGGGCCGCGGCGCGGGTGATGACCGGCGGCGGCAGCGTGGTGCTCTGCAGCACCGCGGCGGTTCGCATCGGGCTCGCCAATCACGAGGCGATCGCCGCCGCGAAGGGCGGGGTGGAGGGGCTGGTGCGTTCGGCGGCCGCGACATATGCGCCGCGCGGGCTGCGCGTGAATGCGGTCGCGCCCGGACTCGTTGACTCGCCGCTCACGGCGCGCATCACGGGCTCGGCGCCGGCGCTCGCGGCCTCGCAGGCGATGCATGCCCTGGGGCGCGTGGGGACGCCTCGCGAGGTGGCGTCGCTCGTGGCGTGGTTGACCGGTCCGGATGCGCAGTGGGTGACCGGTCAGGTCTTCGGTATTGATGGCGGGTTGGGGAGCGTGCGGAGCAAGTAG
- the fadJ gene encoding fatty acid oxidation complex subunit alpha FadJ gives MSDVTGTVLLDDSTTGITLFATDGVAVLRYDQPASPVNTLNTRVAPIIEQILARVQGDSNLLGLVLLSAKKDTWIAGADIDELAKVTSAAQGEALSRGGQQLLDRVAAFSKPVVAAIHGAALGGGLEVALACTYRIATEHAKTVLALPEVQLGLIPGAGGTQRLPRLVGLQAALDMILTGKNIRARKAWQMGLVHELVHPAILQEVALRRVRELARGAAPAVRERPHTATAMLLEENALGRKLVFRKARETVLKKTRGHYPAPLAALDVVQLGYTEGMEAGLLAEAAQFGQLTVSPQCRQLAYLFFATTALKKDSGLAADVKGAPRPVRKIGILGAGFMGAGIASVAVQAGTLVRLKDASVERVAAGYKAVRDVVREKLKRKRLTRLQFDDTMALVGPTTDYRGFANADLVIEAVFEDLAVKHTVLREVQDAAPNAIFASNTSTIPIRDIAKAAAHPERVIGMHFFSPVHKMPLLEVIVTPETSAETTATAVAYGKQIGKTVIVVQDGAGFYVNRILTPYLNEAGRLLDQGASVDAIDEAMVRFGFPVGPFTLLDEVGLDIAGKSGPIMAAAFGDRLQAPAALRNVIEGGRLGRKSRKGFYRYDDSGKRLGVDDGVYALTAAGTSRLTASPEDIQRRCVLPMLNEAVRCLEDGIIRSPRDGDIGAVFGIGFPPFLGGPFRYLDTLGARDVVRQLEEIEARHPGRFTPARLLMNHADSGRPFHP, from the coding sequence ATGAGCGACGTGACCGGCACGGTGCTGCTGGACGACAGCACCACGGGGATCACGCTGTTCGCCACCGATGGCGTGGCCGTGCTTCGGTATGACCAGCCCGCGTCGCCGGTGAACACGCTCAACACGCGCGTCGCGCCGATCATCGAGCAGATCCTGGCGCGGGTGCAGGGCGACAGCAATCTGCTTGGGCTCGTACTGCTCAGCGCGAAGAAGGACACGTGGATCGCTGGCGCCGATATCGACGAGCTGGCGAAGGTAACGAGCGCGGCGCAGGGCGAGGCGCTGTCGCGCGGCGGGCAGCAGCTGCTCGATCGCGTGGCGGCCTTCAGCAAGCCGGTGGTGGCCGCCATACACGGCGCGGCGCTGGGCGGCGGGCTCGAAGTGGCACTCGCGTGCACGTATCGCATCGCCACTGAGCATGCCAAGACGGTGCTCGCACTCCCCGAAGTGCAGCTGGGCCTCATTCCCGGCGCCGGCGGGACGCAGCGGCTGCCGCGGCTGGTCGGGCTGCAGGCCGCGCTCGACATGATCCTCACGGGCAAGAACATCCGCGCCCGGAAGGCCTGGCAGATGGGGCTCGTGCATGAACTGGTGCACCCCGCCATTCTGCAGGAGGTCGCGCTACGCCGCGTGCGCGAGCTCGCGCGAGGCGCCGCGCCGGCCGTACGCGAGCGTCCGCACACCGCCACGGCGATGTTGCTCGAAGAGAACGCCCTCGGTCGCAAGCTCGTGTTCCGCAAGGCGCGTGAGACGGTGCTCAAGAAGACGCGTGGGCACTATCCGGCGCCGCTTGCGGCCCTCGACGTGGTGCAGCTGGGCTACACGGAGGGTATGGAAGCCGGCTTGCTTGCCGAGGCGGCGCAGTTTGGGCAGCTCACCGTGTCGCCGCAGTGCCGGCAACTGGCGTATCTGTTCTTCGCGACCACCGCGCTCAAGAAGGACTCGGGTCTCGCCGCCGATGTGAAGGGGGCGCCGCGCCCGGTCCGCAAGATCGGCATTCTCGGGGCGGGCTTCATGGGGGCGGGCATTGCCAGCGTGGCCGTGCAGGCCGGCACGCTCGTGCGCCTCAAGGATGCATCGGTGGAACGCGTCGCGGCCGGCTACAAGGCGGTGCGCGACGTGGTGCGCGAGAAGCTCAAGCGGAAGCGCCTGACCCGGCTGCAGTTCGACGACACGATGGCGCTCGTGGGCCCCACCACCGACTACCGCGGCTTTGCGAACGCCGATCTGGTGATCGAGGCAGTCTTCGAGGATCTCGCGGTGAAACACACCGTGCTGCGCGAAGTGCAGGACGCGGCGCCGAACGCGATCTTTGCGTCGAACACCAGCACGATCCCCATTCGTGACATCGCGAAGGCGGCCGCGCACCCCGAGCGGGTCATCGGCATGCATTTCTTTTCGCCGGTGCACAAGATGCCCCTGCTCGAAGTCATCGTGACCCCCGAGACGAGCGCCGAGACCACGGCCACCGCCGTGGCGTACGGCAAGCAGATCGGGAAGACGGTGATCGTGGTGCAGGACGGGGCGGGCTTCTACGTGAACCGCATTCTGACGCCGTATCTGAACGAAGCGGGGCGCCTGCTCGATCAGGGGGCCTCGGTGGACGCCATCGACGAGGCGATGGTCCGGTTCGGATTCCCGGTCGGGCCGTTCACGCTGCTGGATGAAGTGGGGCTCGATATCGCCGGCAAGAGCGGGCCGATCATGGCCGCCGCCTTCGGCGATCGCCTGCAGGCGCCCGCGGCCCTGCGCAACGTCATCGAAGGCGGCCGCCTCGGTCGCAAGTCCAGGAAGGGCTTCTATCGCTACGACGACAGTGGCAAGCGCCTCGGGGTAGACGACGGCGTCTACGCGCTGACCGCTGCCGGTACGAGCCGCCTCACCGCGAGCCCGGAGGACATTCAGCGGCGGTGTGTGCTCCCGATGCTGAACGAGGCCGTCCGCTGTCTCGAGGATGGCATCATCCGGTCGCCGCGCGATGGCGATATCGGCGCCGTGTTCGGCATCGGCTTTCCGCCATTTCTGGGCGGGCCGTTCCGCTACCTCGACACCCTGGGTGCTCGAGATGTCGTGCGCCAACTCGAGGAGATCGAGGCCCGCCACCCCGGTCGCTTCACGCCCGCCCGGCTGCTCATGAACCACGCCGACAGCGGGCGCCCGTTTCACCCGTAG
- a CDS encoding glycerol-3-phosphate dehydrogenase/oxidase, protein MRPAVAARQEALLALSRTPFDVLVIGGGIAGAGVAREAALAGLRTALLERDDFASGTSSRSSRLVHGGVRYLEHGHLGLVFESSRERRLLLQLAPHLVRPLAFTWPVYAGARVPQWKVRAGLLLYDALALFRNVHAHEGLNAAAVLEHEPALARDGLEGGARYWDAATDDTRLTLATALAARDEGAVVMNHCTVTGALREGEHLAGVEALDRLTGDAFAVRARVVINATGPWSDATALLTGGSPSQGGPQVMGSAGAHLAVPRQRLGNRDAVTLVSPLDGRVMFVIPAGPHAIIGTTERPAHHGPDEIRATEADVTYLLQSVNRLFPHAMLTPDDVICAWCGIRPLAASRAGEHSANAASREHAITTRADGLISVTGGKLTTYRAMAADVFKAASRALGDTTATRLHDPDPSDATPLPGGDLASVPDAVREARETVHDAAVAERLVHAYGSRWRSVWSYAQRDPALSARLSEQLPYLLAEVMYAAERELACTLSDVLIRRMHVAFETRDHGRAAAARIAPLLQTALGWSDADRAHQLAAYEADVTRLFTIDSL, encoded by the coding sequence ATGCGTCCCGCCGTTGCCGCCCGCCAGGAAGCCCTGCTCGCCCTCAGTCGCACACCCTTTGACGTCCTCGTCATTGGCGGCGGCATCGCCGGCGCCGGCGTGGCCCGGGAGGCCGCGCTGGCCGGCCTCCGGACGGCGCTGCTCGAGCGCGACGATTTTGCGAGCGGCACCTCGAGCCGTTCCTCCCGGCTTGTTCACGGTGGCGTCCGCTATCTCGAACACGGCCATCTCGGGCTGGTGTTCGAATCGAGTCGGGAGCGGCGCCTGTTGCTTCAGCTGGCACCGCATCTGGTCCGCCCGCTCGCCTTCACGTGGCCGGTCTATGCGGGCGCCCGCGTCCCCCAGTGGAAGGTGCGCGCCGGACTGCTGCTGTACGACGCGCTCGCGCTCTTCCGCAATGTGCATGCGCACGAGGGGCTGAACGCGGCGGCCGTGCTCGAGCACGAACCGGCGCTGGCGCGCGACGGGCTCGAAGGTGGGGCGCGCTATTGGGATGCGGCCACGGATGATACGCGCCTCACGCTCGCCACGGCGTTGGCCGCGCGCGACGAAGGGGCCGTCGTGATGAACCACTGCACCGTCACTGGCGCCCTTCGTGAAGGGGAGCACCTCGCGGGGGTCGAGGCGCTGGATCGCCTCACCGGCGACGCCTTCGCCGTGCGCGCGCGGGTGGTGATCAACGCCACTGGCCCGTGGAGTGATGCGACCGCCCTGTTGACCGGGGGCTCGCCAAGTCAGGGCGGTCCGCAGGTCATGGGCTCCGCAGGTGCGCACCTCGCGGTGCCACGCCAACGGCTCGGCAATCGCGACGCGGTGACCCTCGTCAGCCCGCTCGATGGGCGCGTGATGTTCGTCATTCCGGCGGGTCCGCACGCGATCATCGGCACCACCGAACGCCCCGCCCATCACGGCCCCGATGAGATCCGGGCCACCGAGGCTGACGTCACCTACCTGTTGCAGTCGGTGAATCGCCTGTTTCCGCATGCGATGCTCACTCCCGACGACGTGATCTGCGCCTGGTGCGGGATCCGCCCGCTCGCCGCCTCCCGCGCCGGCGAACACTCGGCCAACGCGGCGTCGCGCGAGCATGCCATCACCACACGCGCTGACGGCCTGATCTCGGTGACGGGTGGCAAGCTCACGACCTACCGCGCCATGGCGGCCGACGTGTTCAAGGCCGCTTCGCGCGCGCTTGGTGATACGACGGCCACACGGCTGCATGACCCCGACCCCAGCGATGCCACACCGCTGCCGGGGGGCGACCTGGCCTCCGTCCCTGACGCCGTGCGCGAGGCGCGGGAGACGGTGCACGACGCCGCCGTGGCCGAGCGTCTGGTGCACGCGTACGGCAGCCGGTGGCGCTCGGTGTGGAGCTACGCGCAGCGCGACCCGGCGCTGAGCGCGCGGCTGTCGGAACAGTTGCCCTACCTGCTCGCCGAAGTGATGTACGCCGCCGAGCGTGAACTGGCGTGCACCCTGAGCGATGTGTTGATTCGCCGCATGCACGTGGCGTTCGAAACGCGCGATCACGGTCGCGCCGCCGCCGCGCGCATCGCCCCGCTGCTGCAGACCGCGCTGGGGTGGAGCGACGCCGACCGTGCCCACCAGCTCGCCGCCTATGAGGCCGACGTGACGCGCCTGTTTACCATCGACTCCCTCTGA
- a CDS encoding SDR family oxidoreductase, whose amino-acid sequence MPQPFADKVAFITGGASGIGAAAARALAAGGAHVVLGDVQYDAAVAVADAIGAAAVTCDVRHDASVAAAIAATVQKHGRLDFALNAAGIGGVQEKTAEYPAEMWDIVIDVNLTGVYRSMRHEIPTMLMTGGGVIVNIASVAGLNGFPRHAAYAASKHGVVGLTRTAALEYGRKGVRINALCPGFTMTPMVQRMIDNGTPAAALEERIPAGRIASAEEIAETVLYLFSPASAFMHGHALAIDGGLTAG is encoded by the coding sequence ATGCCGCAGCCCTTCGCCGACAAAGTCGCCTTCATCACCGGTGGCGCCTCGGGCATCGGCGCCGCCGCAGCGCGCGCGCTCGCCGCCGGCGGCGCGCACGTCGTGCTTGGTGATGTCCAGTACGACGCCGCCGTGGCAGTGGCCGATGCGATCGGCGCCGCCGCCGTGACCTGTGACGTGCGCCACGATGCCTCGGTGGCGGCGGCCATTGCCGCGACGGTGCAGAAGCATGGGCGCCTGGACTTCGCGCTCAACGCCGCAGGGATCGGCGGCGTGCAGGAGAAAACCGCGGAGTACCCAGCCGAGATGTGGGACATCGTGATCGATGTGAATCTCACCGGCGTCTATCGCAGCATGCGCCACGAGATCCCCACCATGCTCATGACCGGCGGTGGCGTGATCGTGAACATCGCGAGCGTCGCGGGCCTGAACGGCTTCCCGCGCCACGCGGCCTACGCCGCCAGCAAGCACGGCGTGGTGGGGCTCACGCGCACCGCCGCACTGGAGTACGGGCGCAAAGGCGTCCGCATCAACGCGCTCTGCCCGGGCTTCACGATGACACCGATGGTGCAGCGCATGATCGACAACGGGACGCCGGCCGCCGCGCTCGAGGAGCGCATCCCCGCCGGCCGAATTGCGTCCGCCGAGGAGATCGCCGAGACCGTACTCTACCTGTTCTCGCCGGCAAGCGCCTTCATGCACGGGCATGCGTTGGCCATCGATGGCGGGCTGACGGCGGGGTGA
- a CDS encoding proline dehydrogenase family protein has product MLRSSLLYLSRQQRIFSLIKNVGFARKMASRFVAGETIATALDAVAQLNAKGISASLDLLGESVHSEAEARATGRHYLEILDRIAERKLNANVSVKLTALGQDISDDLGVEVVREVIGRAKQYDSFVRLDMESSAYTDRTLDTFEQKLYPGHENNVGVVLQSSLRRTLDDVARANRLQCRVRICKGAYLEPPTVAFPDKADVDKNYVAAMHQLMEHGRYPGIATHDEAIIAEAKRFAKEKGISPDRFEFQMLYGVRRDLQEQIVREGYRMRVYVPFGSQWYPYLMRRLAERPANIAFMAGNIVKESFRR; this is encoded by the coding sequence ATGCTCCGGTCTTCCCTGCTGTATCTCTCGCGCCAGCAGCGCATTTTCAGTCTGATCAAGAACGTCGGCTTCGCGCGGAAGATGGCGTCCCGCTTCGTGGCCGGCGAAACCATTGCCACCGCGCTCGACGCGGTGGCGCAGCTCAACGCCAAAGGCATCTCGGCCTCGCTCGATCTGCTCGGCGAAAGCGTGCACAGCGAAGCCGAGGCCCGCGCCACCGGCCGCCACTATCTCGAGATCCTCGACCGCATCGCCGAGCGCAAGCTCAATGCGAATGTCTCGGTCAAACTCACGGCGCTGGGGCAGGACATTTCCGATGACCTGGGCGTCGAGGTCGTGCGCGAGGTGATTGGCCGGGCGAAGCAGTACGACAGCTTTGTCCGTCTCGACATGGAGTCGAGCGCCTACACCGATCGCACCCTCGACACCTTCGAGCAGAAGCTCTATCCGGGGCACGAGAACAACGTCGGCGTCGTGCTGCAGAGCTCCCTGCGCCGCACGCTCGACGACGTGGCCCGTGCCAACCGGCTCCAGTGCCGCGTGCGCATCTGCAAGGGCGCCTATCTCGAGCCGCCCACGGTGGCGTTCCCCGACAAGGCCGACGTGGACAAGAACTACGTCGCCGCCATGCACCAGCTCATGGAGCACGGGCGCTACCCCGGCATCGCTACGCATGACGAGGCGATCATCGCCGAAGCCAAGCGATTCGCGAAGGAGAAGGGGATCAGCCCCGATCGCTTCGAGTTCCAGATGCTCTACGGCGTCCGGCGTGACCTGCAGGAACAGATCGTGCGCGAGGGGTACCGCATGCGCGTGTATGTGCCCTTCGGGAGCCAGTGGTACCCGTACCTGATGCGCCGCCTGGCCGAACGTCCCGCGAACATTGCGTTCATGGCCGGTAACATTGTGAAGGAGAGTTTCCGTCGCTGA
- the fadI gene encoding acetyl-CoA C-acyltransferase FadI, with translation MPTFGNGRRVAIVAGVRTPFARSGTALKEYTAIDLGRLAVSELVQRTSLDGATVDLLTFGTVVQSVLAPNIAREVALLPHFPKTVQAYTVGRACASANQAITDAADQIALGHADVAIAGGSESLTQVPILHSRGMSDILVAASKAKSLSQRLATLARIRPKDFVPITPAIAEPSTGESMGQSADKMAKLNGIAREAQDRFALRSHQRAAAGLADGRLTAEIVPVPVPPAYTEMLATDNGVRRDSTYEQLAALKPVFDRQYGTVTAGNASPLTDGASAVLLMSEERAKALGYTPLAYIRSYAYAAVDPGEQLLQAPVLAAPVALKRAGLSLRDLDLVDMHEAFAAQVLSNLQGLASKAWAERAGFSEPVGEVDPEKLNVLGGSLSIGHPFGATGARIVTTLCNELVRRGGQFGMLTVCAAGGMGHAMIVERA, from the coding sequence ATGCCCACCTTTGGTAACGGGCGGCGCGTGGCCATTGTGGCCGGCGTCCGCACGCCGTTCGCCCGCTCGGGGACGGCGCTCAAGGAGTACACGGCCATCGATCTTGGCCGCCTGGCGGTGAGTGAGCTGGTGCAGCGCACGAGCCTCGACGGGGCGACGGTCGATCTGCTCACCTTCGGTACTGTGGTGCAGTCGGTCCTCGCGCCGAATATCGCGCGCGAAGTGGCGCTGCTGCCGCACTTCCCCAAGACGGTGCAGGCCTACACCGTCGGGCGCGCGTGCGCGTCGGCGAATCAGGCCATTACCGATGCGGCGGATCAGATCGCGCTCGGTCACGCCGACGTCGCCATCGCCGGTGGCAGCGAGTCGCTCACGCAGGTACCCATTCTGCATTCCCGCGGGATGAGCGATATCCTCGTCGCCGCGTCCAAGGCCAAGAGCCTGTCGCAGCGGCTAGCGACGCTGGCGCGCATCCGTCCGAAGGACTTCGTGCCGATCACGCCGGCCATCGCCGAGCCCAGTACCGGCGAGTCGATGGGGCAGAGCGCCGACAAGATGGCCAAGCTCAATGGCATCGCGCGCGAGGCGCAGGACCGTTTTGCCCTTCGCTCCCATCAGCGGGCGGCGGCCGGGCTCGCCGACGGGCGACTGACGGCGGAGATCGTACCGGTTCCGGTGCCGCCCGCGTACACCGAGATGCTCGCGACCGACAACGGCGTGCGACGGGACTCCACCTACGAACAGCTCGCCGCGCTCAAGCCGGTGTTCGACCGGCAGTACGGCACGGTGACGGCGGGGAATGCGAGCCCGCTCACGGATGGCGCGAGCGCGGTGCTGCTCATGAGCGAGGAGCGCGCCAAGGCGTTGGGGTACACACCGCTGGCGTATATCCGCAGTTATGCCTACGCGGCGGTCGATCCAGGCGAGCAGCTGCTGCAGGCGCCAGTGCTGGCGGCGCCGGTGGCACTCAAGCGCGCCGGCCTGTCGTTGCGCGATCTCGACCTGGTGGACATGCACGAAGCATTCGCCGCGCAGGTGCTCAGCAACCTGCAGGGTCTGGCCTCGAAGGCGTGGGCCGAGCGCGCGGGATTCAGCGAACCGGTGGGGGAGGTGGACCCGGAGAAGCTCAACGTGCTGGGGGGATCTCTGTCGATCGGTCATCCCTTTGGCGCGACCGGCGCGCGCATCGTGACCACGTTGTGCAACGAACTGGTGCGGCGCGGCGGGCAGTTCGGCATGCTGACGGTGTGTGCCGCGGGTGGCATGGGGCACGCCATGATCGTGGAGCGCGCATGA
- the pdxH gene encoding pyridoxamine 5'-phosphate oxidase has protein sequence MSIADIRTDYRKASLSEHDVADDPIVQFQRWFDDALKAEVLEPNAMTLATATPDAYPSARTVLLKDVDARGFVFYTDYRSRKGQELADNPCASLCFFWPELERQVRINGAVQRVSRAESDAYFQSRPRGSRIGAWTSAQSSVLESREVLEAQLAANEQRFGPDGHVPLPDHWGGFRVVPEEIEFWQGRSSRLHDRVQFRREAGMWVKRRLSP, from the coding sequence ATGAGCATTGCCGATATCCGAACCGACTATCGGAAGGCGTCCCTCTCCGAACACGACGTCGCCGACGATCCCATTGTCCAGTTCCAGCGCTGGTTCGACGACGCGCTGAAGGCCGAGGTGCTCGAGCCGAATGCGATGACGCTCGCCACCGCCACGCCCGATGCCTACCCGAGCGCGCGTACGGTGCTGCTCAAAGACGTGGATGCGCGCGGATTCGTGTTCTATACCGACTATCGCAGCCGTAAGGGTCAGGAGCTCGCCGACAATCCGTGCGCGTCGCTCTGCTTCTTCTGGCCGGAACTCGAGCGGCAGGTGCGCATCAACGGCGCAGTGCAGCGCGTGAGTCGCGCCGAGAGCGACGCGTACTTCCAGTCGCGCCCGCGTGGCAGTCGCATTGGGGCGTGGACGTCGGCGCAGAGCAGTGTGCTTGAGTCCCGTGAAGTACTCGAGGCGCAGCTCGCCGCCAACGAGCAGCGCTTTGGGCCCGACGGCCATGTGCCGCTCCCCGATCATTGGGGCGGCTTCCGCGTCGTGCCGGAGGAAATCGAGTTCTGGCAGGGGCGGTCGAGTCGGCTGCACGATCGCGTGCAATTCCGGCGGGAAGCCGGCATGTGGGTGAAGCGACGCCTGTCGCCGTGA
- a CDS encoding DinB family protein yields the protein MLSLHPRIAEVVAELESAQAQMHAAIAAVPASAHTARPNAESWTIAEVIEHLMMLEDSTGRLIGGMLKQLEGTTDSETDPIGPTMARFQVEKPLRKLAAPDMVKPTGVPMADALARQSASRERLISSLKAGSGRALNTKTYPHPFLGELNGYQWALLVAQHQRRHLVQIDAIAAAVA from the coding sequence ATGCTCTCCCTCCATCCGCGCATTGCCGAAGTCGTCGCCGAGCTCGAATCCGCGCAGGCGCAGATGCACGCGGCCATCGCCGCCGTGCCGGCGAGCGCGCACACCGCGCGCCCGAACGCCGAGTCGTGGACCATCGCCGAAGTCATCGAGCACTTGATGATGCTCGAAGACAGCACCGGCCGGTTGATTGGCGGGATGCTCAAGCAGCTCGAGGGCACCACGGATAGCGAAACCGATCCAATTGGCCCCACGATGGCGCGCTTTCAGGTCGAGAAGCCGCTCCGGAAGCTCGCCGCGCCCGATATGGTCAAGCCCACCGGGGTGCCGATGGCCGATGCGCTGGCCAGACAGAGCGCGTCGCGGGAGCGGCTGATCAGTTCGCTCAAGGCCGGGTCGGGGCGCGCGCTCAACACCAAGACGTACCCGCACCCCTTCCTGGGCGAATTGAACGGGTATCAGTGGGCCCTGCTCGTGGCGCAGCATCAGCGGCGCCATCTCGTGCAGATCGACGCCATCGCGGCGGCGGTCGCGTGA
- the rsgA gene encoding ribosome small subunit-dependent GTPase A, with the protein MTAVVFPMPDGEIVVDGVVIQGTGGVWDVRTDSGAVVQASMRGRLKREDQGILKLAVGDRVTMTVDPNETVGCTITTIHERHGKLSRRAPGGARGERVVVANLDQVLVVFAAARPDPHPRMLDRFLVIAEANDLAARIVVNKCDLVSEQTSHAWFADHAAAGYPVHYTSVKTGEGLDALRAELQGRCSALSGPSGVGKSSLMNHLFPGLDLRTAEVSDSVNKGRHTTVGAVLHPLPGGGFIADTPGLREVGLWGIHADDVAHCFPEFRPLMNTCRFADCTHRVEPGCAILDAVESGTVSRARHESYRKLREELSA; encoded by the coding sequence ATGACCGCCGTCGTGTTCCCCATGCCCGATGGCGAGATCGTTGTCGATGGCGTCGTCATTCAGGGGACCGGGGGCGTGTGGGACGTGCGCACCGATTCCGGCGCGGTGGTGCAGGCCTCCATGCGCGGCCGGCTCAAGCGAGAAGACCAGGGCATCCTCAAGCTCGCGGTGGGTGATCGCGTCACCATGACGGTCGACCCGAACGAAACCGTGGGGTGCACGATCACCACCATCCACGAGCGGCATGGCAAGCTGTCACGGCGAGCGCCCGGCGGTGCCCGCGGCGAGCGCGTCGTGGTGGCGAATCTCGATCAGGTGCTGGTGGTGTTCGCCGCGGCGCGTCCCGATCCGCATCCGCGCATGCTCGACCGCTTCCTCGTGATCGCCGAAGCGAACGATCTCGCCGCGCGCATCGTGGTGAACAAGTGCGATCTGGTAAGCGAGCAGACCTCGCACGCCTGGTTCGCCGATCATGCGGCGGCCGGCTACCCGGTGCACTACACCAGCGTGAAGACGGGCGAGGGGCTCGATGCGCTGCGCGCCGAGCTGCAGGGGCGGTGCAGTGCGTTGAGTGGTCCCTCCGGCGTGGGGAAGAGCTCGCTCATGAATCATCTCTTCCCGGGGCTCGATCTCCGCACGGCGGAGGTGAGCGACAGCGTCAACAAGGGGCGCCATACCACGGTGGGCGCGGTGCTGCATCCGCTCCCGGGAGGCGGCTTCATTGCCGACACGCCGGGGCTGCGCGAGGTGGGCCTCTGGGGTATTCACGCCGACGATGTGGCGCACTGCTTTCCGGAGTTCCGGCCGCTCATGAACACCTGCCGCTTTGCCGACTGCACGCATCGCGTGGAGCCCGGGTGTGCCATTCTGGACGCGGTCGAGTCCGGAACGGTCTCCCGCGCACGGCACGAGAGCTACCGCAAGCTGCGCGAGGAGCTGTCGGCGTAA
- a CDS encoding phosphodiester glycosidase family protein, with amino-acid sequence MRGGRALLLGALVVAGAPELGAQATSIRAVSCSTARTKPAAPTLRWRGTAVRWAEWPVELGATRVRNRLIVVLVDPARVAVSLDIARRGDALAPWNIDVAPTDVALALNAGQFTDDGPWGWVRHNGRDQQAPGSGTLAGALVVDTTGRVAILPAAQLAAARQDARWREAVQSYPQLLAGGAPLPAVCGGDALDLTHRDARLVVGVRTDGTVVIVMSRFAGTGSRMAPGMERVPIGPTTPEMAEVARRLGAVDALMLDGGLSAQLLVRDGTTEQRWPGLRAVPLALVGRVR; translated from the coding sequence GTGAGGGGTGGGCGCGCGCTGCTGCTGGGTGCGCTGGTCGTGGCTGGCGCCCCCGAGCTGGGCGCGCAGGCGACGTCCATCCGCGCGGTGTCCTGCAGCACGGCGCGCACCAAACCGGCTGCGCCCACACTGCGCTGGCGCGGCACCGCCGTGCGCTGGGCCGAGTGGCCCGTGGAGCTCGGCGCGACGCGCGTGCGCAACCGGCTGATTGTCGTGCTGGTCGATCCGGCACGCGTTGCCGTGTCGCTCGACATCGCGCGCCGCGGCGACGCGCTCGCGCCGTGGAACATCGACGTGGCCCCGACCGATGTGGCCCTCGCACTCAATGCGGGGCAGTTCACCGATGATGGCCCGTGGGGGTGGGTGCGACATAACGGTCGCGACCAACAGGCGCCGGGGAGCGGCACCCTCGCGGGCGCGCTCGTGGTGGACACCACCGGTCGCGTGGCGATTCTCCCGGCCGCGCAGCTCGCCGCGGCGCGGCAGGATGCGCGCTGGCGTGAGGCCGTGCAGTCGTATCCCCAACTGCTCGCGGGTGGCGCCCCACTACCCGCGGTGTGCGGCGGCGATGCGCTCGACCTCACGCACCGCGATGCACGTCTCGTGGTGGGCGTGCGAACCGACGGCACGGTCGTGATCGTGATGTCTCGCTTTGCCGGCACCGGGAGCCGCATGGCCCCCGGCATGGAACGGGTGCCGATCGGTCCGACGACACCCGAAATGGCCGAGGTCGCCAGACGATTGGGCGCCGTGGACGCGCTCATGCTCGACGGCGGCCTCTCGGCGCAGCTCCTCGTGCGCGACGGTACGACCGAGCAGCGGTGGCCCGGGCTTCGCGCCGTCCCCTTGGCGCTCGTGGGCCGCGTCCGCTGA